One window from the genome of Acanthochromis polyacanthus isolate Apoly-LR-REF ecotype Palm Island chromosome 21, KAUST_Apoly_ChrSc, whole genome shotgun sequence encodes:
- the btbd17b gene encoding BTB/POZ domain-containing protein 17 — protein MVRSCEQEIPAWVYVGTLLFFLHFHSVTVSGAALKQEAALDNAATVLNHSMSLVQRMETLLTMGNGSDVTLRVQTINTDEVKVIQAHSLVLTLQSDVFEELLLTRNSSALVLREAPECAAVFDKFVRYLYCGDISVRLDQAISLHKLASKYHVWGLQQGLTQYMTQHLSSDSPTGHVVGWYNYALQIGDMTLRDSCLQYLSWNLSSVLQSGEWGSISEDLLLSLLQRSDLILQSELELYEALEGWINQNQPVSTTVETALRAVRYGMIPPQHLFRLQKQSALMQKYYETIRDLLYLAFQFHSASPIQLAKYFDVNCSIFTPRNYLSSSWGSPWVINNPTRDDRSFSFQTQLGPSGHDSSKRVTWNALFSPRWLPLSARSTYTELGAMQPTRTDGGRPRIIVTPATSSPDFAGVSFQKTVIVMARQQGKVVVRHVYNFHQSTEEAGDFLMDADLQRRASEYLIDSSLYLHIVIKPLYHTLLVARK, from the exons ATGGTACGCTCATGTGAACAAGAGATTCCTGCCTGGGTCTATGTGGGCACCCTGCTCTTCTTCTTGCATTTCCACTCTGTCACAGTTAGCGGAG CTGCCCTGAAACAAGAAGCAGCATTAGACAATGCTGCTACGGTGCTGAACCACTCGATGAGTTTGGTGCAGCGTATGGAGACGCTGCTGACAATGGGTAATGGCAGTGATGTGACTCTCCGAGTGCAGACCATCAATACGGACGAGGTGAAGGTGATCCAGGCCCACAGCCTGGTTCTCACCCTGCAGAGTGACGTGTTTGAGGAACTGCTGCTCACCCGTAACAGCAGCGCTTTGGTTTTGAGGGAGGCGCCCGAGTGCGCAGCTGTCTTCGACAAGTTTGTCAG GTATCTGTACTGTGGCGATATCTCAGTGCGCCTAGATCAGGCTATTTCTCTGCATAAGCTGGCCAGCAAGTATCATGTGTGGGGCTTGCAGCAGGGTTTGACCCAATATATGACACAACATCTCTCCAGTGATTCACCCACAGGGCATGTGGTTGGTTGGTACAACTATGCACTACAAATTGGAGACATGACCCTTCGGGACAGCTGTCTGCAGTACCTGTCCTGGAACCTGTCTTCCGTGCTGCAGAGTGGAGAATGGGGTTCCATCAGTGAAGACCTGCTCCTCTCCTTGCTCCAGCGCTCTGACCTCATTCTGCAGAGTGAGCTGGAGCTCTATGAGGCGCTGGAGGGCTGGATTAACCAGAACCAGCCTGTTAGTACGACAGTGGAGACCGCTCTCAGGGCTGTTCGATACGGCATGATCCCACCTCAGCATCTCTTCCGTCTTCAGAAGCAATCTGCCCTGATGCAGAAGTATTACGAGACTATCCGTGATCTCCTCTATCTTGCTTTCCAATTCCACTCTGCTTCACCTATCCAACTGGCAAAGTACTTTGATGTCAACTGTAGTATTTTCACTCCCCGTAActacctgtcctcctcctgGGGTTCCCCTTGGGTCATTAATAACCCCACCCGCGATGACCGCAGCTTCAGCTTCCAGACCCAGCTTGGGCCCAGTGGTCATGACTCCAGTAAGAGAGTGACATGGAACGCCCTGTTCTCCCCTCGCTGGCTCCCACTCAGTGCCAGGTCGACCTACACTGAACTGGGTGCCATGCAGCCCACCCGCACAGATGGAGGCCGACCTCGCATTATTGTCACGCCAGCCACTTCCAGCCCAGACTTTGCTGGTGTGAGTTTCCAGAAGACAGTAATTGTGATGGCAAGACAGCAAGGAAAAGTAGTGGTTCGCCATGTCTACAACTTCCACCAAAGTACAGAGGAGGCTGGAGATTTCCTGATGGATGCCGACCTGCAGCGCCGTGCATCAGAGTATCTAATTGATAGCTCCCTCTATCTGCACATTGTAATAAAACCTCTCTACCATACTCTCCTTGTTGCCAGGAAGTAA
- the LOC110962866 gene encoding dual specificity mitogen-activated protein kinase kinase 6 has protein sequence MSLSKGGKKKNPGLKLAKEVFTPPPPAATAPPRDLDSKACVTIGEQNFVVKADDLEQIAELGRGAYGVVDKMKHVPSGVIMAVKRIRATVNTLEQKRLLMDLDISMRTVDCFFTVTFYGALFREGDVWICMELMDTSLDKFYKKVIEKGKTIPEDILGKITVAIVKALEHLHSNLSVIHRDVKPSNVLINTQGQVKMCDFGISGHLVDSVAKTMDAGCKPYMAPERINPDLNQKGYSVKSDIWSLGITMIELAILKFPYDSWGTPFQQLKQVVDEPSPQLPADRFSPEFVDFISQCLRKKPNERPAYTELMKHPFFTLHDSKETDVASFVKVILDD, from the exons ATGTCTCTGTCCAAAGGAG ggaagaagaagaacccTGGGCTGAAGCTGGCCAAAGAAGTGTTCACACCACCCCCACCAGCAGCAACAGC GCCCCCTCGAGATCTTGACTCTAAAGCTTGTGTGACTATTGGAGAGCAG AACTTTGTGGTGAAGGCAGATGACTTGGAGCAGATTGCCGAGCTGGGGAGGGGAGCGTATGGAGTGGTGGACAAGATGAAACATGTGCCCAGTGGTGTTATCATGGCTGTCAAG AGGATTCGTGCCACAGTCAACACTTTGGAACAGAAGAGGCTTCTGATGGACCTGGACATTTCCATGAGGACCGTGGACTGCTTCTTCACTGTGACCTTCTATGGCGCCCTCTTTCGTGAG GGTGATGTTTGGATCTGCATGGAACTGATGGACACGTCTTTGGATAAGTTCTACAAGAAGGTTATTGAGAAAGGCAAAACCATTCCAGAGGACATCTTGGGCAAGATTACAGTAGCA ATTGTCAAGGCATTAGAGCATCTGCACAGTAACCTGTCAGTGATACACAGAG ATGTGAAGCCCTCCAATGTTCTGATCAACACTCAGGGCCAAGTGAAAATGTGCGACTTCGGCATCAGTGGCCACCTAGTGGACTCGGTGGCCAAAACAATGGATGCAGGCTGCAAGCCCTACATGGCG CCTGAGCGGATCAACCCTGACCTCAACCAGAAAGGCTACAGTGTCAAGTCAGACATATGGAGTCTTGGTATCACAATG ATTGAGCTTGCCATCCTGAAATTCCCCTATGACTCATGGGGCACCCCGTTCCAGCAGCTCAAACAGGTGGTGGATGAACCGTCTCCACAGCTGCCCGCTGACCGTTTCTCCCCAGAGTTTGTAGACTTCATCTCCCAGTG cttAAGAAAGAAGCCAAACGAAAGACCAGCGTATACAGAATTAATG AAACATCCATTTTTCACCCTGCATGACTCCAAAGAGACAGATGTGGCCAGTTTTGTCAAGGTCATCTTGGACGACTGA